CCCACCCTCGCCGCCGACGCCGCGGGCCTGGCGCTGGCCGCGGTCACCAGGGTCGCGCCGTGGGCGCCGGTGCCCGCCGAGCTGACCGCGCTGGTCTCCGCGGTCGACCTGCACCCCGGGCTGCGCGCGCTGGTCGCCGGCCGCTTCCGGGGCCGCGAGCGCGCCGACTCGGCCACCTCGATCCTCGCCGCCCTGGTGCACGGCCTGGCCTCGCGCGGCGAGGGCACCCTGCTCGACCTCGCCCAGCGCGTCCAGCAGTGGCGCGAGGTCAGGGCCCACGAGCGGGCGTGGTGCGGCGCGGAGGACGGCCTGATCAACGGGCCCGAGGACGCCGCGGCCGAACCGGTCGTGGTCGAGCGGCCCCGGCCGTTCCCGGAGGGGCCCGTCGAGCGCCACGCGCGCCGGTCCCTGGCCGCGGGCGCCGCGGCGGTGGCGGCCGCCGCACCGCTGACCGGCCTCCGGCGGGCCGCCGCGCTCGGCGTGGCGAGCCTGCCCAAGGCGCCGTCGGTGGGCCGCACCGCGTTCGCCGCCCAGCTGGGCCGGGTGCTGGCCCGGCGGGGCGCGCTGGTGATGGAGCGGTCCGCGCTGCGCCGGCTGGACGCGGTGGACGTGCTGCTGCTCGACGAGGCCGCGCTGTGCCCGGACCGGTGGGTGCTCGGCGACCTGGCGCCGCTGCCCGGCGCGGACACCGGCGAGTTGGCCGGGCGCGCGTTCGCCCTGTTCGACCCCGAGGACCCGACCGCCGCGCGCCGGGACGGCGGCTGGGTGCTGGGCCCGCTGGACCGGCTCGACCTGCGCGGCAGCCGGGGCGCGCGGGAGCGGCGGCCGTTCACCGGGCGCGCCGCCGTGCTCGGGCTGGCCGAGGGGCAGCGGCTGCGGGCCGTGCTGGCCGCGGACGTGGAGACCCCGCCCGCGGTCGACGCCCTCGCCGCGGCCGCCCGCGAGGCCGGGTTGCGCGTGGTGGTGGCCACCGACCGCGACCGGGCCGCGGTCCGCTCCGCCGACGGCGCGGTGCCCTCCGGCGCCGCCCTCGTGGCCGCGGTGCGCGGGTTCCAGGCCGACGGGCACGTCGTGGCCGTGGTCTCGGACGACCGGCGGGCGCTGGGCGCCTCGGACTGCGGGGTCGGCCTGCACCGGGACGGCTGCCCGCCGCCGTGGGGCGCCCACGTGCTGGTGCGCGACCTGGAGGCGGCCGTGCTGCTGGTCGAGGCGGTGCCGGCGGCGAAGCGGGTGAACCGGGACTCGATCGTGCTGGCGCAGGTCGCGAGCGGCGTCGGCGCGGTCGGCGCGCTCGGCACGCGGGTCGGGGTGCCCGCCCGCAGCGCGGCCCGCGCGGTCGACGGCGCGTCGGCCGTCGCGTTCGTCGACGGGGTGTGGCGGGCCGAGGCCGTCGCCCGCACCGCCGCCGCGCCGACCTCGGCGACCGCGCGGCCGTGGCACGTGATGCCCGCGGACGCCGTGCTCGACGCCCTCGGGTCGGGCCGCGACGGGCTGCCCGAGCGCGAGGCGCGGCGCAGGCACCGCACCTCCGCCGGGCGGCAGGCGGTCGGCACGAGCCTGGGCAGCGCCTTCCTGGCCGAGCTGGCCAACCCGCTCACGCCGGTGCTCGCCGGCGGCGCGGCCCTGTCCGCGGCGGTCGGCTCACCGGTCGACGCCGCGCTGGTGGCGGGCATCGTGGGTGTGTCGGCGCTGATCGGCAGCGCGCAGCAGGTGGCCACCGACCGCGCGTTGGCCGCCCTGCTGGCCCGCTCGGCGGTGCGCGCCACCGCGGTGCGCGACGGGCGCGACCGCGAGGTGACCGCGGAGGAGTTGGTGCGCGGCGACGTGGTTCGGCTGGGCCCCGGCGACGTGGTGCCCGCCGACTGCCGGCTGCTGACCGGCGAGGGGCTGGAGGTCGACGAGTCGTCGGTGACCGGCGAGTCCCTGCCGGTGCCCAAGGACCCGGCGCCGGTGGTGGCCGCCGAACCGGCCGACCGGTCGTCGATGCTCTACGAGGGCACCACGGTCGCGGCGGGGGAGGCGCTGGCCGTGGTGGTGGCCACCGGGGACGCCACCGAGGTCGGCCGCGGCATGGCGACGGCGCGGCGCAACGCGCCCACCACCGGCGTGGAGGCGCGGCTGGCCGAGCTGACCCGCAAGGCGCTGCCGGTCGCGCTGGGCTCGGCCGCCGCGGTGACCGGGGCCGGGCTGCTGCGGGGCGTGCCGCTGCGGCAGAGCCTGGGCGCGGCGGTCAACCTGGCCGTGGCCTCGGTGCCCGAGGGGCTGCCGTTCCTGGTCAACGCCGCCCAGCTCGCCGCCGCCCGCAGGCTGGCCGAGCACGGCGCGCTGGTCCGCAACCCGCGCACCATCGAGGCGCTGGGCCGGGTGGACGTGCTGTGCTTCGACAAGACCGGCACGCTGACCGAGGGCAGGCTGAGCGTGAGCCGCGTCGACGACGGCCGGCGCGGCGCGGACCCGCGATCGCTGACCGACGGGCTGCGCCGCGTGCTCGCCGCCGCCGTGCGCGGCACCCCCGGGGCCGACGACCCCGCCGACCTGGCGCACCAGACCGACCGCGCGGTGCTGGAGGGCGCCCGGCGGGCCCGCGTGCGCGCCACCACCGGCGCCCGCGGCTGGACGCGGGCGGACGCGCTGCCGTTCGAGCCCTGCCGCGGCTACCACGCGACGCTGGGCCGGGTCGGTGAACGGGTGCTGCTGAGCGTGAAGGGCGCGCCCGAGGTGGTCCTGCCGCGCTGCGACCTCGACCAGCGCGCCCGCAGGCGCCTGGCGCAGCGCGCGCACCGGCTGGCCGGGCAGGGGCACCGCGTGCTCGCGGTCGCCGAGCGGGACGGCGGTTTCGAGCGGGGTGGCGGTCCCGGCTGCGACGGCGGTCCCGGCTGCGCCGACGAGGACGTGCGCGGGCTGACCTTCCTGGGCTTCGTGGCGCTGGCCGACCCGGTGCGCGAGGGCGCGCCGCCGGCCGCCGCCAGGCTGCGCGAGGCGGGCGTGCGGATCGTGGTGGTCACCGGCGACCACCCGGCCACCGGCGAGGCCATCGCCGCCGAGGTCAACGGCGCCGAACCGGTCACCGTGGTCACCGGCGCCCAGGTCGACGCGCTGCCCGACGACGAGCTGGACGCCCTGCTGCCCACCGCCGACGTGATCGCCCGCTGCACCCCGGCGCAGAAGGTCCGCGTCGTCGAGAGCTACCAGCGCGCCGGCCGGGTGGTCGCGATGACCGGTGACGGCGCCAACGACGCGCCCGCGATCCGGCTGGCCGACGTGGGCATCGCCCTGGGCCGCCGCGGCACGCCCGCCGCCCGCGCCGCGGCCGACCTCGTGGTCACCGACGACCGGCTGGAGACGATCACCCACGCCCTGGTCGAGGGCCGCGCCATGTGGGCGTCGGTGCGCGAGGCCCTGGCCATCCTGCTCGGCGGCAACCTCGGCGAGATCGCGTTCAGCGTGCTGGGCGCGGGGCTGACCGGCCGGTCCCCGCTGACCGCGCGCCAACTGCTGCTGGTCAACCTGCTGACCGACCTGGCGCCCGCCATGGCCATCGCGCTGAGCAGGCCCGACCGCGAGGCCGTGCCCGACCTGCTGCGCGAGGGGCCCACCACGTCGTTGGGCGCGGCGCTGACCCGTGACATCGGCGGGCGGGCCGCGGTCACCGCGCTGGGCGCCACCGCCGCGTGGACCGCGGCCCGGTTCACCGGCCGGTCGCGCCGGGCGAGCACGGTCGCGCTGGCCGCCCTGGTCGGCACCCAGCTCGGCCAGACCCTGCTCACCGGCGGCCCGGACCGGTCGGTGCTGGCCGCCGGGATCGGCTCGGCCGCCGCGCTGGCCGCGGTGATCCAGACGCCGGGCGTCAGCCACTTCTTCGGCTGCACGCCGCTGGGGCCGGTGGGCTGGGGCATCGCGCTGGGCGGCGCGACCGCCGCGAACGCGCTCGGGCTCGTGCTGGGGCGGGTCACTCCACGTGCTGGGTGACCGTGCCCCGCACGAAGTACCGCTGCGCCACCAGGAACAGCAGCACCATCGGCACGGTGGCCACCGCGCTCGCCGCCAGCACCAGCTCCCACTGCGCCTCGCCGCCCTCGCCGAACCGGTCCAGCACGGCCTTCAACCCGCGCGGCAACGTGTAGAGGTCGGGCTCGCGCAGGTAGATCAGCGGTTTGATCAGGTCCGTCCAGGCGGCCTTGAGCTCGAACACGAACACCACCACCAGCCCCGGCCGCGCCAGCGGCAGCCCGAGGGCGGTGAACAGCCGCCACGCGTTCGCGCCGTCGACCTTGGCCGCGTCGAACACCTCGCCCGGCAGGCCCAGGAAGAACTGGCGCAGCAGGAAGATGTAGAACGCGGAGCCGAACAGGTTCTGCGCCCACAGCGGGATCTGCGTGGTGGCCAGGCCCAGCGCGTGCCACTCCAGGTACACCGGCACCATGGTCACCGCGGCGGGCAGCATCATCGTCGCCAGCACCACGCCGAACAGCGCGTCGCGACCGGGGAACCGGAACATCGCGAAGCCGAACGCCACCACCGCGCTGGCCGCCGTGGCCGCGACGGCCGCCGCCAGGCCGACCGCGACGCTGTTGCCCACCCACGTCAGCAGCGGCACCGCCCGCCACACCTCGACGTAGTTGCCCGGCGAGAACGGCCTGGGCAGCAGCGCGTTGTCGAACACGTGCGCCCGGTCCTTGAGCGACGCGCTGACCAGCCACCAGAACGGGTAGCCGAACGCCAGCGCGACGACCAGCAGCCCGGCCCACACCCCGACCCGCTTCACGGCCGTTCCCCCTCGTAGTGGACGTACCGGCGGGACAGCCGCACCTGCACGGCCGTGACGAGCGCGATGACCAGGAACAGGCCCCACGCCAGCGCGGAGGCGTACCCCATGCGCAGCGACCCGAACGCCTCCTGGAACAGGTGGATCACGTAGAACAGCGCGGCGTCGCCCTCGGCGGACTGCTTGGCGCGGGCGCCGAAGAACATCGCGTACGCCTCGGTGAAGACCTGGAGCGAGGCGATGGTGTTGACCACGACGGTGAAGTAGACCGTGCCGCTGATGCCGGGCAGCGTGATGTGCCAGAACTGCCGCCACGGGCTCGCGCCGTCCAGCCGCGCCGCCTCGTAGCGCTCCAGCGGCACGCGGGTCAGCGCCGCCAGGTACAGCACCGCGGTGCTGCCCACCGTCCACAGGCTCATCACCACCAGGCCCGGCTTGATCCACGTCGGGTCGGTGGTCCAGTTCGGGCCGGTGAAGCCGAACCAGCCCAGGAACGCGTTGATCGCGCCGTTCTGGCCGTTGAGCAGCAGCAGGAACAGCGCGGCCAGCGCCACCGGCGGCGTCATCACCGGCAGGTAGACCACGGTGCGGAAGAACCCGGCCGCCCGGCCCGCGCGGCGCAGCAGGCTCGCCAGGGCCAGCGCCAGCACCACCTGCGCGGGCACGTGCAGGGCGGTGAAGAACACCGTGTTCCACAGCGCCGTGCCGACCCGCTCGTCGGTCAGGGCCTCGCGGTAGTTGTCCAGGCCGACGTAGGTCGGTGGGCGCAGCATGTCGTAGTGGGTCAGCGACAGCCACAGGCTGAACAGCATCGGGCCGGCGGTGAAGGCCAGGAACCCGATGATCCAGGGGGACAGGAACAACCACCCCGCGCGAGCTTCGCGTCCGGTGACCGACACGGCCCTACCTCCCGCCCACCCGCTTGAGCGCGCGTTCGGCCTCGCGCTGCGCCTGCGCCATCGCGTCCTCCGGGCTCTGCTGCCGGTTGAGCACCCGGTTCACCGCGCCCTCCCAGGCGCGCACCAGCTCGCTGGCGGCCGGGCTGGGAGGCAGGGCGAACGCCTGCTCCTGCAACGCCAGCACGGTCGGCACGCCCTGCTGGAGCACCCGGTTGCCCTTCGGGTCGAACACCTCGCGGAAGATCCGCTCGTCGGCGACCCGGTTGGCGGTGAACGTGCCGCCGTAGGGCTTGCCGGCGCGGGCCAGGGCGTCCCGGCGGGCCTTGGCGGCGGTGACCCACGTGTCCGGGTGGGTCAGGGTGGTGATGAAGCGGCACGCCGTGTCCGGGTGCCGAGCGCCGCGGGGGATGGCCCACGCCTGGCCGCCGGACTCGGTGAGCGGGTTGCCGGCGCGGTCGGTGAACGGCACGACCGTCACGTCGACGTCGGGGGAGTTGGTGGCCAGCGTGTTGAGGTACCAGGAGTCCATCGGCATCGCGGCCAGCTGGCCCGTGACGTACTGGTTGTTCGCACCGAACTGGTCGAAGGTGTCGCGGAACGCCTTGAACGACGCCCAGCCGCCCTGGCGCTCGACCAGGTCGGCGGTGACGCGGACCGCCTCGACCACGCGCGGGTCGTCCAGGCGGGCGTCCGGGCCGATCAGGTCGGCGCCGTTGGCCTTGGCCCACAGCGGCAGGAACTCGGGCATCTTGGGGTCGAAGCCGATGCGCTGCGGGCGCCCGCCGGTGACGCGGGCCAGCCGGTCGGTCAGGGCGGGCAGCCCGGCCCAGTCGGCGGTGGAGAGGGTGGCGGGGTCGAGGCCCGCCTCGCGCACCACCGGGTTGTTGATGATCATGAGGCGGACGCTGGAGAACTCCGGCAGGCCGTAGACCCGGTCGTCGTGGGTGACCTGGCGCAGGGCCGCGGGGCGGAACGCGGCGAGGTCGACGCGGTGCTCGGCCAGGCAGTCGTCCAGCGGCTGCACCGCGCCGCGGGCGGCGTAGCCGCCCAGCTTGCGCCGCTCGGCGTAGACCAGGTCGGGCGGGTCGCCCGCGGCCACCGCGGAGAGGAACTGCTGCTCGTCGAACGCGCCCTCGTTGATGCGGACGTCGATGTCGGGGTTGGCGTCGCGGAAGACCTGGACGCGGGCGGTGGCGTGCTCGTCGGGCAGGCCGAAGCCCATGGTCACCAGGGCGTTGGGCGCGTCGCCCGCGCGGTTGCCC
This portion of the Saccharothrix syringae genome encodes:
- a CDS encoding carbohydrate ABC transporter permease, encoding MSVTGREARAGWLFLSPWIIGFLAFTAGPMLFSLWLSLTHYDMLRPPTYVGLDNYREALTDERVGTALWNTVFFTALHVPAQVVLALALASLLRRAGRAAGFFRTVVYLPVMTPPVALAALFLLLLNGQNGAINAFLGWFGFTGPNWTTDPTWIKPGLVVMSLWTVGSTAVLYLAALTRVPLERYEAARLDGASPWRQFWHITLPGISGTVYFTVVVNTIASLQVFTEAYAMFFGARAKQSAEGDAALFYVIHLFQEAFGSLRMGYASALAWGLFLVIALVTAVQVRLSRRYVHYEGERP
- a CDS encoding cation-translocating P-type ATPase translates to MRAVRGLVRLALTPPERAAHRDRRNAWSCPGRLHVEVHGVHGPRGGLVAERVERLLEGHGGVRWARVNAPSARVVVAVTDPPPPTEELVELVRRAEADPATDEERLVEDELHHPADGVRGTRLLPTLAADAAGLALAAVTRVAPWAPVPAELTALVSAVDLHPGLRALVAGRFRGRERADSATSILAALVHGLASRGEGTLLDLAQRVQQWREVRAHERAWCGAEDGLINGPEDAAAEPVVVERPRPFPEGPVERHARRSLAAGAAAVAAAAPLTGLRRAAALGVASLPKAPSVGRTAFAAQLGRVLARRGALVMERSALRRLDAVDVLLLDEAALCPDRWVLGDLAPLPGADTGELAGRAFALFDPEDPTAARRDGGWVLGPLDRLDLRGSRGARERRPFTGRAAVLGLAEGQRLRAVLAADVETPPAVDALAAAAREAGLRVVVATDRDRAAVRSADGAVPSGAALVAAVRGFQADGHVVAVVSDDRRALGASDCGVGLHRDGCPPPWGAHVLVRDLEAAVLLVEAVPAAKRVNRDSIVLAQVASGVGAVGALGTRVGVPARSAARAVDGASAVAFVDGVWRAEAVARTAAAPTSATARPWHVMPADAVLDALGSGRDGLPEREARRRHRTSAGRQAVGTSLGSAFLAELANPLTPVLAGGAALSAAVGSPVDAALVAGIVGVSALIGSAQQVATDRALAALLARSAVRATAVRDGRDREVTAEELVRGDVVRLGPGDVVPADCRLLTGEGLEVDESSVTGESLPVPKDPAPVVAAEPADRSSMLYEGTTVAAGEALAVVVATGDATEVGRGMATARRNAPTTGVEARLAELTRKALPVALGSAAAVTGAGLLRGVPLRQSLGAAVNLAVASVPEGLPFLVNAAQLAAARRLAEHGALVRNPRTIEALGRVDVLCFDKTGTLTEGRLSVSRVDDGRRGADPRSLTDGLRRVLAAAVRGTPGADDPADLAHQTDRAVLEGARRARVRATTGARGWTRADALPFEPCRGYHATLGRVGERVLLSVKGAPEVVLPRCDLDQRARRRLAQRAHRLAGQGHRVLAVAERDGGFERGGGPGCDGGPGCADEDVRGLTFLGFVALADPVREGAPPAAARLREAGVRIVVVTGDHPATGEAIAAEVNGAEPVTVVTGAQVDALPDDELDALLPTADVIARCTPAQKVRVVESYQRAGRVVAMTGDGANDAPAIRLADVGIALGRRGTPAARAAADLVVTDDRLETITHALVEGRAMWASVREALAILLGGNLGEIAFSVLGAGLTGRSPLTARQLLLVNLLTDLAPAMAIALSRPDREAVPDLLREGPTTSLGAALTRDIGGRAAVTALGATAAWTAARFTGRSRRASTVALAALVGTQLGQTLLTGGPDRSVLAAGIGSAAALAAVIQTPGVSHFFGCTPLGPVGWGIALGGATAANALGLVLGRVTPRAG
- a CDS encoding ABC transporter substrate-binding protein; the protein is MRGPLLPPLVLLVASALSGCGGLGNRAGDAPNALVTMGFGLPDEHATARVQVFRDANPDIDVRINEGAFDEQQFLSAVAAGDPPDLVYAERRKLGGYAARGAVQPLDDCLAEHRVDLAAFRPAALRQVTHDDRVYGLPEFSSVRLMIINNPVVREAGLDPATLSTADWAGLPALTDRLARVTGGRPQRIGFDPKMPEFLPLWAKANGADLIGPDARLDDPRVVEAVRVTADLVERQGGWASFKAFRDTFDQFGANNQYVTGQLAAMPMDSWYLNTLATNSPDVDVTVVPFTDRAGNPLTESGGQAWAIPRGARHPDTACRFITTLTHPDTWVTAAKARRDALARAGKPYGGTFTANRVADERIFREVFDPKGNRVLQQGVPTVLALQEQAFALPPSPAASELVRAWEGAVNRVLNRQQSPEDAMAQAQREAERALKRVGGR
- a CDS encoding carbohydrate ABC transporter permease, which translates into the protein MKRVGVWAGLLVVALAFGYPFWWLVSASLKDRAHVFDNALLPRPFSPGNYVEVWRAVPLLTWVGNSVAVGLAAAVAATAASAVVAFGFAMFRFPGRDALFGVVLATMMLPAAVTMVPVYLEWHALGLATTQIPLWAQNLFGSAFYIFLLRQFFLGLPGEVFDAAKVDGANAWRLFTALGLPLARPGLVVVFVFELKAAWTDLIKPLIYLREPDLYTLPRGLKAVLDRFGEGGEAQWELVLAASAVATVPMVLLFLVAQRYFVRGTVTQHVE